A window from Patescibacteria group bacterium encodes these proteins:
- the lexA gene encoding transcriptional repressor LexA, which yields MPTKRQREILDYISNYLNDNNYSPTIEEIASYFNLAIGTIHEHIENLKNAGYLSKLTNQPRSLEVGPGPNLIDVPLLGYIAAGDPILAIEDNQTITISRNDLPKNKKVFALKVKGDSMIEEGIFDGDTILAIKQSFANNGDMVIALIDGEKATLKKFYKEKNRIRLQPANPRMSPLFPSNIIIQGKVINIIRSFNKIKERSKKDKEFTEHTYKYVNKTKLKHRKSLGQYFTPKTIRETLINKLPKNIKKPKVLDPGCGTGEFLLTANKYFNKPELYGWDIDNKLVNISKKMVPKANIKKNDSLYNQDYNKFDFVIGNPPYYEFSPDNKIKNKYKEVINGRLNIFGLFIYQGLKWLKPGGYLAYVVPPSMNNGAYFLKLRKYIIENSNIEYLHILNNPKLFDNALQSTMLLILRKGKNKGDYIFKKNGILIFSENTKYLNKELKNKLTLKDLGYTVKTGRLVWNQNKNSLTNKKTKAIPLIWAHNITDNGLKFPIISNKKPQYVKINNFDLGPAIVVNRITGSVKQSKIKSAIIPAGMKFIAENHVNVIYPPSKQGKLNINDNLPKVKLTLKEIADQLASKKKIKIVRSITGNTQISKTELENLFPIDLDKY from the coding sequence ATGCCCACTAAAAGGCAAAGAGAAATATTAGACTATATTAGTAATTATCTTAATGATAATAATTATTCCCCTACTATTGAGGAAATAGCTAGTTATTTTAATTTAGCTATTGGTACAATCCATGAACACATAGAAAATCTAAAAAATGCTGGGTATTTGAGTAAATTAACTAACCAACCAAGATCCTTAGAAGTTGGACCGGGACCTAATTTGATTGACGTTCCTCTACTGGGTTACATTGCTGCCGGTGATCCCATATTAGCTATTGAAGATAATCAAACTATTACTATTTCTAGAAATGATTTGCCCAAAAATAAAAAAGTTTTTGCCCTAAAAGTTAAGGGTGATAGTATGATTGAAGAAGGTATATTTGATGGTGATACCATTTTAGCTATTAAGCAATCATTTGCTAATAATGGAGATATGGTTATTGCCCTTATTGATGGTGAAAAAGCTACATTAAAAAAATTTTATAAAGAAAAAAATAGAATAAGATTACAACCAGCTAATCCTAGAATGAGCCCCCTTTTTCCGAGTAATATAATTATTCAAGGGAAAGTTATTAATATTATAAGAAGTTTCAATAAAATTAAAGAAAGGTCTAAAAAAGATAAAGAATTTACTGAACATACTTACAAATATGTAAATAAAACTAAATTAAAACATAGAAAATCGTTAGGTCAATATTTTACCCCTAAGACAATAAGAGAAACTTTAATTAATAAATTACCAAAAAATATTAAAAAACCTAAAGTACTTGACCCGGGTTGTGGAACCGGTGAATTCTTACTAACAGCTAATAAATATTTTAATAAACCTGAATTATATGGCTGGGATATTGATAATAAATTGGTCAATATTTCCAAGAAAATGGTACCCAAAGCTAATATTAAAAAGAATGACTCCCTTTATAATCAAGATTATAATAAATTTGATTTTGTAATTGGCAATCCTCCTTATTATGAATTTTCACCAGATAATAAAATAAAAAATAAATATAAAGAAGTTATTAATGGAAGGTTAAATATTTTTGGTCTTTTTATTTATCAAGGATTAAAGTGGTTAAAACCTGGAGGTTATTTGGCTTATGTGGTTCCTCCCTCAATGAATAACGGGGCCTACTTTTTAAAATTAAGGAAATATATTATAGAAAATTCTAATATTGAGTATTTACATATCCTTAATAATCCTAAACTTTTTGATAATGCTTTACAATCAACGATGTTATTAATTCTAAGAAAAGGTAAGAATAAAGGGGATTATATTTTTAAAAAAAATGGAATCTTAATCTTTAGTGAAAATACAAAATACCTAAATAAAGAGCTAAAAAATAAATTAACTTTAAAAGATTTAGGCTATACAGTTAAAACAGGAAGATTGGTTTGGAATCAAAATAAAAATTCACTAACCAATAAAAAAACAAAAGCTATTCCCTTAATATGGGCTCATAACATCACAGATAACGGCCTAAAATTTCCTATTATAAGTAATAAAAAGCCGCAGTATGTAAAAATTAATAATTTTGATCTGGGACCTGCTATAGTGGTAAACAGAATTACTGGCTCTGTTAAACAATCAAAAATAAAATCAGCCATAATTCCGGCAGGTATGAAATTTATAGCGGAAAATCACGTAAATGTTATTTACCCTCCTTCTAAACAAGGAAAATTAAACATAAATGATAATTTGCCTAAAGTAAAATTAACTTTAAAAGAAATTGCTGATCAATTAGCTTCAAAGAAAAAAATAAAAATTGTTAGAAGTATTACAGGAAATACACAAATATCAAAAACAGAATTAGAGAA